From a region of the Thermomicrobium roseum DSM 5159 genome:
- a CDS encoding MBL fold metallo-hydrolase: MLGLTFLGTGTSNGIPVIGCRCRTCTSVDPRDRRTRSSAVLHLGEHNVLIDTAPELRLQAIATGLSHIEAVLFTHAHADHIAGFDDLRQFNYLAQAPLPIYADPETARELRVRYSYAFSEPLPFYGGKPDLRLHEFDGPFHLFGYEIVPIPVDHGRWTVYGFRCGPIAYVTDAKTVPARSIELLRGVNVLVLNALRDRPHPTHLSLAEALTIIEQVCPERAYLTHVSHEVMHADWSAKLPPGVQLAYDGLQIWV, encoded by the coding sequence GTGCTCGGGCTGACATTTCTCGGAACAGGAACCTCCAACGGAATACCCGTCATCGGATGCCGTTGCCGGACCTGCACCTCGGTCGATCCACGCGATCGACGAACGCGTTCGTCGGCCGTGCTGCACCTCGGGGAACACAACGTGCTGATCGATACTGCTCCGGAGCTTCGTCTCCAGGCGATCGCAACCGGCCTGAGTCATATCGAGGCTGTGCTCTTCACACATGCACACGCTGACCATATCGCCGGGTTCGATGATCTGCGCCAGTTCAACTACCTGGCACAAGCACCGCTACCCATCTACGCGGATCCGGAAACAGCTCGCGAACTGCGCGTTCGCTACAGCTACGCGTTCAGCGAGCCCTTGCCGTTCTACGGTGGGAAACCAGATCTTCGCTTGCACGAGTTCGATGGTCCTTTCCATCTCTTCGGGTACGAGATCGTCCCCATCCCAGTCGACCACGGTCGGTGGACGGTGTACGGGTTCCGTTGCGGCCCGATCGCCTACGTGACCGATGCGAAAACCGTCCCTGCTCGCTCCATCGAGTTGCTGCGTGGCGTCAACGTTCTGGTTCTCAACGCCCTCCGCGACCGACCCCACCCGACGCACTTGAGCCTGGCAGAAGCTCTGACCATTATCGAGCAAGTTTGCCCGGAACGGGCATACCTGACCCACGTCAGTCATGAGGTGATGCATGCCGACTGGAGCGCAAAGCTTCCACCCGGTGTGCAACTGGCGTACGATGGGCTCCAGATTTGGGTATGA
- a CDS encoding ECF transporter S component: MTSTVSLLFASIGGLLAFFYPFLLAAAGYDPGPTRGIEVPLLFAALAFVSLIVLVTGFADDEGILADPARTIAVLAVLVAVDSLLRFVPSLIGASPIFLLIVLSGYVFGARFGFLMGTLTLLVSAALTGGIGPWLPFQMLAAGWMGLTASWLPRWRGWPRRLALVAFGVLWGFAFGALMNLWFWPFAAPGVAESGGIYWTPGMTLSETIAAYTRFYFATSLLFDGTRALGNAALLLLLGEPLVMVLERWKVRSTWHPWYELPTG, encoded by the coding sequence GTGACGAGCACGGTAAGCCTGCTGTTCGCCAGTATCGGCGGGCTGCTCGCGTTTTTCTATCCGTTTCTGCTCGCGGCAGCCGGCTACGATCCTGGTCCGACACGAGGCATCGAGGTACCGCTGCTCTTTGCCGCGCTCGCCTTCGTCTCGCTCATCGTGCTCGTGACCGGGTTCGCTGATGACGAGGGGATCTTGGCGGATCCAGCCAGGACGATCGCTGTGCTGGCAGTACTGGTCGCTGTCGATAGCCTGCTTCGGTTCGTCCCGAGCCTGATCGGAGCCAGTCCGATCTTTCTCCTGATCGTGCTCAGCGGTTATGTCTTCGGTGCGCGGTTCGGCTTTCTCATGGGTACCCTCACCTTGCTCGTCTCGGCAGCACTGACAGGCGGCATCGGCCCCTGGCTTCCCTTTCAGATGTTGGCAGCCGGATGGATGGGACTCACTGCCAGCTGGCTCCCGCGCTGGCGAGGGTGGCCACGCCGCCTCGCTCTCGTCGCTTTCGGCGTCCTGTGGGGGTTCGCGTTCGGAGCGCTCATGAACCTGTGGTTCTGGCCGTTCGCGGCACCCGGCGTCGCGGAGAGCGGCGGCATCTACTGGACACCGGGCATGACGCTGAGCGAGACGATCGCTGCCTACACGCGCTTCTACTTCGCGACCTCGCTCCTCTTCGATGGAACGCGCGCGTTGGGCAATGCCGCATTGCTTCTCTTGCTCGGCGAACCGCTCGTCATGGTACTGGAACGCTGGAAAGTTCGCTCGACCTGGCACCCCTGGTACGAGCTCCCGACTGGCTAG
- a CDS encoding response regulator → MTTERDLELNGARSEQSRTSDGQAEREREMGNGRRIRVLIVDDHDLFREGLRQLIETDPAIEVVGEAANGQDALKMVAELQPDVVLMDINMPGMDGIRATEAIVQQYRHVHVLMLTMYDDEEYVLHAIRAGARSYLVKNSKPEELLRAIHVAAEGGATIDPDLAPILMREYQRLLTKAPTRGQDLSDRELTMLRLLAQGYNNRQIADALNLAESTVKNNLSALFQKLGVRDRTQAVIYAISHGLVPRPTDVPRR, encoded by the coding sequence ATGACAACTGAGCGAGACTTGGAGTTGAATGGAGCAAGAAGCGAGCAGAGCCGGACCAGTGATGGGCAGGCGGAGCGGGAGCGCGAGATGGGGAACGGACGGCGGATTCGGGTGCTGATCGTCGATGACCATGACCTCTTTCGCGAAGGGCTGCGCCAGCTGATCGAGACCGATCCTGCGATCGAGGTCGTCGGTGAAGCAGCCAATGGTCAGGACGCGCTGAAAATGGTCGCCGAGCTCCAGCCGGATGTGGTGCTCATGGACATCAACATGCCGGGGATGGATGGCATCCGTGCGACGGAGGCGATCGTCCAACAATACCGACATGTTCATGTCCTCATGCTGACGATGTACGATGACGAGGAGTATGTCCTCCACGCGATTCGTGCCGGAGCGCGCAGTTATCTCGTCAAGAACAGCAAACCGGAGGAGTTGCTCCGGGCGATTCATGTCGCCGCCGAGGGTGGTGCCACGATCGACCCGGATCTCGCCCCGATCCTGATGCGCGAATACCAACGACTTCTGACGAAGGCGCCGACTCGAGGGCAGGACCTCTCGGATCGTGAGCTGACGATGCTGCGGCTGTTGGCACAGGGTTACAACAATCGCCAGATCGCGGATGCGCTCAATTTGGCCGAGAGCACAGTCAAAAACAACCTTTCTGCCCTGTTCCAAAAGCTGGGAGTGCGGGATCGCACGCAAGCGGTGATCTACGCCATCTCGCACGGCTTGGTTCCCCGGCCGACTGACGTGCCGCGTCGCTGA
- a CDS encoding GAF domain-containing protein, which yields MTEHRLRWLSRGQARSHSEGPGVGGSAVPFWVEWLLDLGVRAGPEQLDWTEVARISCQVLSAQIVRIWRMTARSELVLQAQAGDGQEAPSSPRPIPTGFDRLAPGMLAVGPLDGPLAESFLTAEERVALRRSGVQHVLVAPLHAGGTTVGRLDVARTRPEPFSAEDRSRAVVLAELVGLLVGRVATVGEPLPSDQAAELVHQALALPGSAREVLARIVEALRWRVRASAVLFLRWLPEERVELLTTSTAPELMPDPTALTSSRVLMLVRNVLEQGRPQRWRAGSGSELIFPVVMAETLAFPLPVIGTAARGVLVLAWRDRDEGGEERVQVLVPELAPRLLTLVGFVEREERAIADRASIERRELLLDALLRTSGPTVIAEALWRRAQSVSGVVAAGVLLEGDERFVWFWVVQEEPRVLVETDRERSPAQLALSQRPVAVFGPDRWATWQAVVPLELEQAWVVTAPLGTVRGSLVIVTHEEQATAEAERLVTDLVSLLEARADGLVTRLDRDLAEMRRQRALGDALVQHAEEWRTLVDAIHTTVLQGLASSLYRIELTTRRVDQQPVEQTLLELEQVRDILASHIAALRDAIFRQRPASLEHLGLAAALRDYAAQLQRAHALDVDFLGELWQRPDRHVEESLFGLVRLLVERTRLPLGVRKLVIRLRQRTDGTIVLVVADDAHWAGRAAWEELPGAALASEWIRLLGGTLHVAGLPDGGTAIACTVPLRRAL from the coding sequence ATGACTGAGCATCGCTTGCGTTGGCTGAGCCGCGGACAAGCGCGCAGCCACTCGGAAGGACCAGGCGTCGGGGGTAGCGCGGTCCCGTTTTGGGTCGAGTGGTTGCTCGATCTGGGAGTGCGTGCTGGCCCCGAGCAGCTGGACTGGACCGAGGTGGCGAGGATTAGCTGCCAGGTACTGTCAGCGCAGATCGTCCGGATCTGGCGCATGACGGCGCGGAGCGAGCTGGTACTGCAGGCACAGGCGGGCGATGGTCAGGAAGCGCCTTCTTCCCCGCGGCCGATACCGACCGGATTCGACCGGCTCGCTCCTGGGATGCTGGCTGTCGGTCCGCTGGATGGTCCGCTTGCAGAGAGTTTCTTGACCGCAGAGGAGAGGGTGGCCTTGCGGCGGTCTGGTGTGCAGCACGTTCTGGTCGCACCGCTTCATGCCGGGGGAACGACGGTGGGGCGGCTCGACGTGGCACGCACCAGGCCAGAGCCGTTTTCGGCCGAGGATCGCTCACGGGCCGTCGTCCTGGCTGAGCTTGTCGGCTTGTTGGTGGGGAGAGTCGCGACGGTGGGCGAGCCGCTGCCTTCCGACCAGGCAGCGGAGCTGGTCCACCAGGCGCTGGCGTTACCAGGGAGCGCGCGCGAGGTACTGGCGCGGATTGTGGAGGCGCTGCGCTGGCGCGTTCGAGCGAGCGCAGTTCTGTTCCTCCGCTGGCTGCCTGAGGAACGCGTCGAACTTCTCACGACGTCGACCGCCCCTGAACTGATGCCCGATCCGACCGCGTTGACTTCCTCCCGCGTCCTCATGCTCGTGCGGAATGTGTTGGAGCAAGGCCGGCCACAGCGGTGGCGGGCCGGCTCCGGCAGCGAACTGATTTTCCCTGTCGTCATGGCCGAGACTCTCGCCTTTCCACTGCCGGTCATCGGTACCGCTGCACGCGGCGTTCTCGTTCTGGCTTGGCGAGATCGCGATGAAGGGGGCGAAGAGCGTGTCCAGGTTCTCGTCCCTGAACTCGCCCCTCGCTTGCTTACGCTCGTCGGATTCGTCGAGCGGGAGGAGCGAGCGATCGCTGACCGGGCCAGTATCGAGCGTCGCGAGCTTCTCCTCGATGCTTTGTTGCGTACCAGTGGACCGACCGTCATCGCTGAGGCGCTCTGGCGCCGTGCGCAGAGCGTCTCCGGGGTCGTCGCGGCAGGTGTTCTTTTGGAGGGGGACGAGCGTTTCGTCTGGTTCTGGGTTGTCCAGGAGGAACCGCGCGTGCTCGTCGAGACGGATCGGGAACGCTCCCCGGCCCAACTGGCTCTGTCCCAGCGCCCGGTAGCCGTGTTCGGCCCAGATCGTTGGGCGACGTGGCAAGCGGTGGTACCGCTCGAACTGGAGCAGGCCTGGGTCGTGACTGCCCCGCTGGGGACAGTGCGTGGTAGCCTGGTCATCGTGACGCATGAGGAACAGGCCACAGCGGAAGCGGAACGGCTCGTCACCGACCTGGTTTCCCTCTTGGAGGCGCGGGCGGATGGCCTCGTTACTCGTCTGGATCGTGATCTCGCGGAGATGCGTCGTCAACGCGCCTTGGGCGACGCGTTGGTCCAGCATGCGGAGGAATGGCGGACGCTCGTCGATGCCATCCATACGACGGTCCTGCAAGGACTCGCCTCGTCGCTGTACCGGATCGAGTTGACGACGCGGCGTGTCGACCAGCAGCCGGTGGAGCAGACGCTCCTCGAACTGGAACAGGTGCGCGATATCCTAGCTAGCCACATCGCAGCACTGCGGGATGCCATTTTTCGCCAGCGCCCCGCTTCGCTGGAGCATCTCGGGCTCGCGGCTGCCCTGCGGGACTATGCCGCACAATTGCAGCGCGCGCATGCCCTGGACGTGGACTTCTTGGGGGAGTTGTGGCAGCGTCCTGACCGGCACGTCGAGGAATCGCTCTTCGGACTGGTTCGGCTTTTGGTGGAGCGGACACGGCTGCCGCTCGGTGTGCGCAAGCTGGTGATCCGGCTCCGACAGCGGACGGATGGCACGATCGTGCTCGTCGTCGCTGACGATGCTCATTGGGCTGGGCGCGCTGCCTGGGAGGAGTTACCCGGTGCTGCACTGGCCAGCGAGTGGATTCGATTGCTCGGCGGCACGCTGCACGTGGCGGGACTGCCGGACGGTGGGACAGCCATCGCGTGCACGGTGCCGCTCAGGCGGGCGTTGTGA
- a CDS encoding CaiB/BaiF CoA transferase family protein, whose protein sequence is MSVAFVVVFGWVGGERIMERLPLSGVRVVDLTRVMAGPYCTMLLGDLGADVIKIERPGTGDDTRAWGPPFIDGVSAYYLSVNRNKRSITLDLKHPAGQEVFWRLVDRADVVVENFSPGTVDRLGIGYQAVRGRRPQIIYCSISGFGQTGPGKDRTAYDLIVQGMSGLMSVTGFPEGEPVRFGVPIADIGAGMFAALAIVAALYHRAQTGEGQYIDTSMLGGQVALLTYQAGIYFATGEAPKRTGNAHPIVAPYQTFRSADGHVNIAAGNDAIFTRMCRALGLDDLLEDERFATNAGRITNLPELVERIESVTSTLTTAEIVHRLDAAQVPCGPIYTVPEVFADPQVQHLELHQRIPHPTLGMVDQTGFPWRFSQTPARIRRYPPLLGEHTEEVLGELGYTSDEITAMRQQGAV, encoded by the coding sequence GTGTCGGTGGCGTTCGTCGTTGTCTTTGGATGGGTGGGAGGCGAACGGATCATGGAGCGACTGCCCCTCAGCGGTGTGCGCGTCGTCGATCTCACGCGCGTGATGGCTGGCCCCTACTGCACGATGCTCCTCGGTGACCTCGGTGCAGACGTCATCAAGATCGAGCGTCCTGGAACCGGCGACGATACGCGAGCCTGGGGACCGCCGTTCATCGATGGCGTGAGCGCCTACTACCTTTCGGTGAATCGGAACAAGCGGAGCATCACCCTGGATCTCAAGCACCCCGCTGGCCAAGAAGTGTTCTGGCGACTGGTCGATCGCGCTGACGTCGTCGTCGAGAACTTCAGCCCGGGGACAGTCGACCGACTGGGTATCGGCTATCAGGCGGTACGGGGACGGCGCCCGCAGATCATCTACTGCTCGATCTCAGGCTTCGGCCAGACCGGACCGGGCAAGGACCGGACGGCGTACGACCTCATCGTGCAAGGGATGTCCGGCCTCATGAGCGTCACCGGGTTTCCGGAGGGGGAGCCAGTGCGCTTCGGTGTCCCGATCGCCGATATCGGTGCCGGTATGTTCGCGGCTCTCGCGATCGTCGCTGCACTCTATCACCGTGCGCAGACTGGTGAAGGGCAGTACATCGATACCTCCATGCTGGGTGGCCAAGTCGCGCTCCTCACCTATCAAGCGGGGATCTACTTCGCGACGGGGGAAGCACCCAAGCGGACGGGGAATGCGCATCCGATCGTCGCGCCCTACCAGACGTTCCGCAGTGCTGATGGACATGTCAATATCGCGGCAGGGAACGATGCGATCTTCACGCGCATGTGCCGGGCGCTCGGGTTGGACGATTTGCTCGAGGACGAGCGATTCGCGACCAATGCTGGCCGGATCACCAACTTGCCGGAGCTGGTCGAGCGGATCGAGTCGGTGACGAGCACGCTCACGACCGCCGAGATCGTGCATCGGCTCGATGCTGCCCAAGTGCCGTGCGGGCCGATCTACACGGTTCCGGAAGTCTTCGCTGATCCGCAAGTGCAGCACCTCGAATTGCACCAGCGCATCCCACACCCCACATTGGGTATGGTGGATCAGACCGGTTTCCCCTGGCGTTTTTCCCAGACGCCGGCTCGTATACGGCGTTACCCCCCGCTCCTGGGTGAGCATACCGAGGAAGTGCTCGGCGAACTCGGTTACACGTCGGATGAGATCACGGCGATGCGCCAGCAGGGAGCCGTCTAG